TTGGAAGACCGTTAGCTCATGCTTGTTTTGTGTGGCCTTTTTTTGGGTCGTTATTGTGAACTTATTTTAGGCCTCTCGGTGGGCCGATTTCAAGACTTTGCGGGTGATCGATTCATGAGTCACtatttttgttatttggatatccgtttTGTTATTTGGATATCTGTTTTATTGGCTTCGGGGTGATCGATTCCCGGGTAGCCGTTCACttatttggatatccgtttTATCGTTTGGATATCCGTTTTGTTGGCCTCGGGGTGATCGATTCCCGGGTAGCCGTTTACttatttggatatccgtttTATTGTTTGGATATCCGTTTTGTTGGCCTCGGGGTGATCGATTCCCGGATAGCCGTTTACttatttggatatccgtttTATTGTTTGGATATCCGTTTTGTTGGCCTCGGGGTGATCGATTCCCGTGTAGCCGTTCACTTATTTGGATATTCGTGGGTAATCGATTCCCGTGTAGCCGTTTGGATATCCGTTTTGTTATTCGGATATCCGTTTGTTGGCTTCTGGATAATCGATTCCCGTGTAGCCGCGTTTGGTTTGTGCTGTCGGACGGGACAATGCTTTTGAGAAAATGAATTCCATTTATGGTTTGGGCCTCGTCAAAACCTCCCAATGTGGGTAGGAAAGAGTGCCCAGTAAGAAAATATACGATTAAACGACTTAAGCaataaatgcaagtaaaaaaGGCAAAATATAAAGGGTAAAGAGATAGTCTTAAACGACCTCAATCTTGTTGCTTTGGAAGGATATAGTAGCACCGTAAGTTGGTGGAATTTCAGGATCTTGGAAGCTTGGTCCCGTCTAGTCTTTCGAGCATGTAGGCTCTTTTTTCGATTACCGTCCTAATTTGGTAGGGACCCTCCCAGTTGGGCGTGAGCATCCCTTCTCCGGGAGTGGGTGGACCGATATCGTTTTGTCGTAAGACGAGGTCTCCTGGTCCAAAGTCTCATGTACCATGCTGCCATTGTACCTTAGACTTATTCTTTGTTTTAGGGCTAGCTCCCGTAGGTGTGCTATGTTCCTGACCTTGTCTGCAAGGTCCCACTCTGCCTCTTTGTCGTTTTCTCGCACGGTTCTGCGCGGACTTTGGTCTTGGCGTGCATCGAGGTCGGCGAGGAAGATGCCTGCTGCATCTCGGGATCTCTTACGGAGGGTCGAGCTGGTGTTCTCACACTCTACCGCGACTTTCCGGTCTCTGTGTATTGTGCCGATAGTGCCGTCATCGGCTTGGAACTTCATGAGTAAGAATTTGGTGAAGATGACCTCCGAGAGGTTGTTAATGGTCTTTCTCCCGAGGATGATGTTTTTAGGTGGTGGAGTTCTTGAGGATGACGAACTCGGACGTGATTGTCTTCCTCTGGCTTCCCGTCCCTATGATGGAACCGTCTGGCTTGAGGAAGTTGTCTCCGAGTCTCGTGACACCGTTGCAGTGTGTTGTTTGTAGGTGGTGGAGTTCTTGAGGATGACGAACTCGGACGTGATTGTATTCCTCTGGCTTCCCGTCCCTATGGTAAGGGGAAGAATGATGGAACCGTCTGGCTTGAGAAAGTTGTCTCCGAGTCCCGTGACACCGTTGCAGTGTGTTTGGAGATTTTCGTTGCGGAGCCGGAGCTTGTTGAAGGCACCTCGGAAGAGGATGTTTGGAGTCTGCGCCGGTGTCCACCAGTATTCTTCGAACTAGTCCTGTTCCGATTCTCGCCGAGATGACGAAAAGTGCGTCTTCGGCCGAGTTGCCGTGCTGGCAATCCTCGGGCAAGAAAGTTATCGTTTTGTCGGCTGTGGTAGCTGGGGCTTGATCTCTGACGGCCAAGACTTTGAGGTCCTTTTTTAGTGTTGATCTTGACTTGCCTGACACATCCTTGCCCGTGATGACATTTACTACTATGACCGGGTCGTCTTCTGGACTTTCCCTGGGAGGTTGTTTTTGTGTTCTCGGGTTGCGTCCTTCCCTCTCAGGCGACCTATCTTTTTTCGCGCGTTTTGGTTCTCTGATGAATTTGGCAAACTTTGGGAATTTGCCGTCTCCTATAGCTTGTTCGAGGGCGTCTTTAAGGACGAAACAGTCTTGTGTCCTGTGCCCGTAACCTCGGTGGTAGTCGCAGTAAAGGGTCTTGTTGCCGCCCGTTCTTTCTTTGAGTTTGTCGGGCTTTCGGGATAATACCCCGATCCGCTATCTGGTGGTATATCTCGGTAATCGGAGCTTGTCAGGGGGGTGTAGTTCGAGAATTTCCCGATCCTGGGTGGTCGGTTTGTGTTGGTTTGTTTGGGTTGGTCTCTTTGACTTTCTCTGGGCATCGGATTATGGCGGAAAGTCGGGTTGCCGTGTGGGGTGTTGCCGTGTTGCCGTGCTGCTGTTTATTGGCGGCTACGACTTTGCTTACTTCCTTGTCATTTATGTACTCCTTTGCGACGCTCTGGATCTCGTGCATGGTCCACACTAGTCTGGTAGTTAGGTGTTTCCAAAAGTCTTCATTCCTGAGCCCGTTAGTTAGGCAAAGGCTTGCAACTGAGTCTGTGAGTCCGCCGACCGTTAAACATTCATCGTTGAAGCCGATCGAGGTATTTTCTCGTGGACTCGTCTTGTCTCCGGGTGACTCCCAATAAGCTGATGGAGTGTTTAGCTTTGGTGATTCTGGTGGTGAATTGGGCCATGAACTTCCGTGGGATATCGTGGAAGCCAGTTATGGATCCGTTGGGGAGGGCGTTGAACCATTTAATCGCTGGCCCGGCTAGGATTACCGGGAAGGCCCTACCTCGGACCGCGTTAGCGGCTCCTTTCAGGTTCATCCTGGCCTTGGAGGCCGTTAGGTGCTCCTGGGGGTCCTTAGTTCCGTCGTACTTCATATCCGTAGGGTTGTCGAAGCCTTTAGGGAGTTTTGCTTTCAGGATTCTTTCAGTGAAGGGAGTGGCTCCCATTATCACGTGGTCACTTCTTGTGCGTTTGGCCTCTCGATGTCGTCGGTTGTCGTCCGTGTCATGTTGATGAGCCGGGTTGCGTGAGACGCTGCGATCATACCTTTTGCCGTGTCGTCGTTCAGGCATCCTGTCGTGTCCGTGGTCACGGGAGATGCTGCGATTGTATCTCTTGGCATGTCGCCGTTCTGGCGATCCGCCGTGCCTGGTTTCATGGCGAGATCTTGATCTGGAGGTTGCGTGACTTCCGTTTTCAGCATTGTGCTTTTCTTTGGGTGTAACTCGGCCTTTGAGGTCTTGCACCCTGAGGCACAGCTCTTGGGTTATCTGGACCGCCTTCTCTCTTAGGTCGTCGGGTGGCCGGGCTTCATGGCGCTTGGAGAGACGGATGAGGGAGTGGTGAATGAGAGGGTCCAAGAGGTGGAGGTGTCTCACTAAAGGGCTGCGAATGTGTGTTATCGCTGCAAAGGTGATGCAAGTTAAGAAAACATTATTCCTTTGGGATTTCGCCGTTGGAGTAGGGCGAGGGTGTGTTATCCCTGCAAAGGTGATGCAAGTTAAGGAAACATTATTCCTTTGGGATTTCGCCGTTGGAGTAGGGCGAAGGTGTGTTATCCCTGCAAAGGTGATGCAAGTTAAGGAAATATTATTCCTTTGGGATTTCGCCGTTGGAGTAGGGTGAGGGTGTGTTATCCCTGCAAAGGTGATGCAAGTTAAGGAAACATTATTCCTTTGGGATTTCAGTTACACGCAAGAAATCTGAGTTTGATGATTGCTCTTCTGGATTATCCGCCATGCCGCCACAACGTTGCAGAgttccccacagacggcgccaatgtacaAGATGTCTCTGGTACGGGTTGAGAGATGGATCGAGAACTTGCGGGTTGAGGCAGATGCCGGATCACTTGGCTGGAGTAATGGGgggaggtacctgcaaagacactccgacgctcaagtcagaatggaTCTAAGAGGTATAAAGTGTGAGGAATGAATGAATACCTGGAGGGACCTGGGTCCTCTATTTATAGGTGATggtagttatcttatcttatcttgtttggCTAAGATAAGGGAGACGTTTGAATTCAAAAGTTGGTTAGGAGCTCTAGAGGGCCGGTTCCGGGCCTTCTAGAAGGGCGAAGCGGGTCGGACCCGGGTAACCGGTTTCGAGGACCATTCCGGGTGTAGGATCCGTGGGTCGGATCCGTAACAGAATTGTATTCAGTGTGTTTGTTCTTTCTTGGAGAAGAAAAGTCGTGAGATATACCGAATTCCTCACAAAGAGATTCaaataattagtttttaaattcaGTTTCATGATCACTTCTTATCAAGGTTTTGAAAACTGAACCGATCATCGAACTGCTCTAGTTATTGGTTCACTGGTTTATAGGTTTAACTGTGGTTGAACCgaaaaaactattttataaaaaaataataattaaaatataaataaacacacaaaaatataattatagactaataatctttaaaatattatccAAATTAAAAGTATTACAATCAACCACAATATTATAATCTCATCCAAATACAAACACAAAagtcaaataacaaaaaaaataaataatcaatcACAAACCATTCAATTATTCACCATCTTCATATTACATGTCAATTTGCTGCATAGAGAATACTAACATTTTGAGTGTTGTTCATTCAGCAATAGAGAGTATGTAAAGGTAAGATTGGGTGAATTAGAGAGATGGTGTATTGAGGCCACTGATGAGGTGAGCACCAATCAACCATTTGAGATCATTTCTTCTATTCCATATTTATATCATAACCTGAATCTGTCATGCACAGTATATTGGCTCAGCTTGGGAGAAACGGAAACATATTGAGCAAGCTGTAGGATTCCTAGTAAAAGTCAGTTTTACAGAATCTTGAATTCATATTCAAACAATCAAACGAAAAAAAGTCAATATTGCTCATCTTTCATTCAATTCTTAATCTCAAGTATTGCATCAGAAACCCAAAAAAAACATTTAATGAAGTAACAAAGGAGCTCTGCGCAGTGAATgtcatctttttaatttatagcTACCTGTAAATTGATATTCCTCAATTCCATTCTCTTTCtaataataagaacaattaATTAAGATCAACATCatgaataatttatatatttaacaatttataaaattaacaaattatcAAAAGGTCAAGAACAACATAACAACTTAacaatctaaaatttaaaagttaagAACAGcactaaaatattaatttatcaaattaacaagttaataaaatcaattagaattgaaaatcaaaataacagTTATTGTAGTTGATTTGTTGATATTAGTTGATTTGTTGTTAATGAGTTTATAGACCTCATTATTGACGAATCCACACCACGTCAAGACGTTACTTATAGCCAAAAACCCATTTTGGTTGACTAAAGTAAGAATGTACCTCTTACTCTCAAAGAACCtagaaaaaaataaacacacaacttatttaaatatataactcaatcaattcaattcataaaCAAAACGGGGTGCATACACATATTTATATTAGTAGGAGAGGAGAAACTTTCATGACTCATGCGATGTCGGACTAACTCATAACACAATTAATAATATATGCTAAACTGACTACTTTAATTAATGacacaaatataaaaatatatgcTCCTGCATCAATTCTTTCATCAgtgatttaatttattgtaattctTCTATATAAATTTCGCCTAATATAATGAATGTATTTAATGATATATGATACAGTTGGAAGAGACCTATATAACTTGATAAACACAGATATTATCACCTGCTGATCAAAAGAAACGAAAATGAAATGACAAGCTATGACGATGTATATAAACATAAGGAACAGAGACGATGATAATAAGATTGACGAAGAACAGAGACAAGGACAAGGACCAGAGGCGAGGCAGAGAAGAACCACGACGAAAGTTTGAAAGGGGCTTGCTTGTATTGGATTATATACTATCCTCCAAATCTTGTTTCAGTTTGCTCTCATTTTTAACTTCTGGTGGAAATTTTGGGTGTTTCGGTCCCCTTTTTTGAGCcaccaaattttaaatttttgtcgTCAATACTTCTCTTTTTGGATGACCACTTCCTTCAATTTTTCTCCAGCTCTTTAATTTTCAGTCCCCAAACACTCTCAACTTCTCTCAGCAATTTTAATTCCTGTTGcaattcttttatatataacaTTCTTTGAATTATATTTACTAGAGCATTGTCATTAAACCAATTCGTGTCTGCATGTCTTGATTTTCTGGGCTAGTATATACATTGTTGATCTACTAAAATTAATGCTCCAAGTTTTTTAATGACTTCTCTGGTTTTTTTGTTCTCGCACCATCTTGCTTAGAATTTAAACCTTCTCTTTATAGCCTTCATTTGTGGGGTGTTTTCTAGTAAGAAAGGTACATGATCCGATTCATTTTTCACAAGCCTAATAACCACTAAAGAGGGATATAGGGTCAGCCAGTTTATATACACTAGTACAAGATCCAACCTTTCTTGTATTAGATCTATCCCTGACCTCCTATTTGACccatgatttttaaaattggatTAGACCAGTTGGTTGAACCGGTCCAACTAAAAATTGGCGTTACAAGTGATTTGATTCACTACTAAAAATCGCTCATGACAGAATTGGGACTGAACCTCCGGTTTGGGCTGATAACCGGCCGGTTTGCTTAATGCGGGTCgtttttaaaaaaacaaatgCGTTGCTGCTCTGAATGctaggatttttttatttaaattaaataaatataatatttaccatttaaataaatataaaagtatcTACTAAAATGCATTTCTTGTCATATTTCGGATGCACCCATAATACGTGCGAGCaagataatttttatatataacgTTATCATTCgtaaaaaaacatatatatcaACATGCAAAacattattttcttaaaaactaactTATTTGAATTGCGAATGAGTAATAGCTCAAATGACATAGTCTTTCCATACTCAATTAAAAGGTTGCGGGTTCGAGTCTCttatctttggtaaaaaaaaaaaaaactatttgaATTAGAACTAAAAAAAGTACataaaaatagataatattAAGGATTAAAAGTCCTGTGATCAGGATAAAAAATTACGTGATCTGATTTTATGATGAGAAGAAACagaattattttttcatttctttctgttttaccTGGTCCATCAATTTCACGTTTGTTTTAATATAATAACTGAACACGTACTAAAGGTTTCTCATCATATAAATGAACACGTACTAAAGGTTTCTCatcatttaaatttaaatcaatctaatttgatctatttttttatgtacTCTCTTCGAGTACGAATTCAAATGAGTTGACTTTTAAGAAAATGATGTACTAATCAATTTCGAATCACTAATTTTAAATACGTAGGACAAgatataacttttaaaaatggaattaatttaaaaataaaaattaaattgatattattttaatcataatttttttataataatacacatatttttttataataatacacACAGTtttaaatttacaaaaatattgtaACGTTTATAAATACGCAGTTTTGAATGATTACAagaattttgtgtttttgttgaaaTAATTGATTTGTGCTGGCTCTGCTGTGCTGTTGgtgctttgtgtttttctttttattttctgttttgatTTCTGAAGGTGCAAGCATGGATAAGATTACAagaattttgtgtttttgttgaatttattGATAAAAATGGGCTCTGTTATGCTGCTGCTGTTTTTAATTTCTGGCTCtgctatttttaaatttttgttgataattTATTGATTCCATggtttttgttgatttttttctttgttgtgACTTTGTTTAGTTAGTGGGCGACGAAATCCTCATAGACAAAGACCAAGAGGAGCTAGTAGAGCTGAAAAGGGTTCAAGAAAAATGATGAGAACTCCTATTAATGGAAGAGCAAGGCCAGCTTTTGCAGTTGTAAATGGTGGAAATGATCAACAACATGGCCCTATCCACCTAGCAATGCTGGGTCGGATTATGGTGTTATAGAATTCACCAGACAGGATATTGAAGCCTTCCTAAATGAAAAGTCCAAAAGGAGAGACAGATTCAATTACAAGGTTAGTAAGATGTTATTTTAAGCTCCTTGAGTTGGTATGTTATGTGTTGGCATCAATGCTTTGTTTCGGTTAATAATTTGAGTTTGAGACCAAAGATGGAACCAAGATTATTTGTTGTTTGGGTAACCATCAACGTGTATTAACACTaaatcaaggaagaagaacTGAATTCAATTATTGTGGAAATAAGAAGGAATTGCAGTTTATTGCAAGAGAAGTTAATAAAGGAAGAAACAGAAAGATTAGTAAATTAGATTTTTCCTCTAAACAAAAGTTTTgaacaataaataattaatgataCAGATCCCAAATTTCCAATATGATCATGTCAGGTATCACACTATTACTGTATTAGATAGATAGATTCCAAACTCATATTTGATAGCCTCCCCAAGAAAAACTAGTTATATATCCtcctcaatttaattttaatttttcaacaaaatttgaaatttgaaattaaataagatGGGATAAAATCTacccaaaataaataaacagagATATGCAACAAACAAGACACTATGAGTTTGTTTAGGTATTATtcaattattagaaaaaaaattagtgtgtttaacaaaattttaataataaaagtaaaaatattagcaaaataaaaataatattttttaaaaaattataatttatatatttttaaaatttctttatttaaaaaacatATTGTTAACATAAtaactttaaaaatattttatattattatatctaaatataattattaagtaaaaaatatttttatataaaatatttaagtgCTTGTTTGTGCgtcattattttgataaaaaatatcttttttcaatgaaaaattttttttatttttagtgtgtttgGCGAATTTCgaatagtaaaagtaaaagtactagaaaaaaaaaaaaaaacatcttttttgagAAAGTGTAAtctacatctttttttaaaagatctttttttcttaaaaaaatatgtttgtcatgtaataaataaaaaaaaatacttttatattgttatattcaaacataattgatagataaaaagatctttttgcattagatatccaaatataaaattacttttactttttcataaaactttaaaaaaaaaagataattcgaaaaaatatcttttcttaaaaactcACCCAAATAAactctaaatataaaatatttttttaaagatcctttaaaaaaaattaatatttttgaagaGGCTCAAACAAATCCTATATATTCAGTCACCAGAAAAAACAAATCCTATATATACGTAACAAACACAGCGAACTTCAAACAAATCCTGCTTGAGTCTGAGATATGGGTGACGACATTGATGGATGGGCAAACATTCATGATGACATCTTGAAGGAAATTGCAGAGCACTTCTATTCGTACGATGATTTCATCCAACTTCGTTTAGTTTGCAAGCAATGGAGCTTGAAACTTCCAGAGATCTCCAGCGAGATTTTGTGGTTGCTGGTACCCGAAGAATCTTCCAGTACTCGTATTTATGAAGACGAGGAGATCTACCATCTCATGAACTTACCTATTGCTGATGAAGTACCGCTTGATATTCAGTCTCTCGATGAAGACGAGATCCACCATCTCAAGCTACCAGAGATGCAGAACAAATTGATCCGTGGTTCTTTTGGTGGATGGTTGATCGTCCTAGATATATACCAAGGTTCGATGTATATGTTAAATGCATTTACAAAGGTCCGATTAGATCTTCCTCCAATATCAACTTTTCCGGATATAATTGACTACAATCCTAACAATTATGGCTTTGAATATACTATTCGGGATTTGGATGATGAAAATAAGGATGATATACACTGTTCGAAAAGTTTCATAAATAGTACCGAGGTTTGGAAGGTTATTATAAATTCATGTCCTAGCAATGACAATGAAGATTTTTTGGCAGTGGCCATATATGGACCTCGTTGTACATTAGCCTTTTACAAACCAAATGATAAGAGATGGTTAGATCTTTCAACTAGAAAACCGTCGTTTCATGATGTCATATTTTTTGGAGAGAAGATATATGCAGTAGACGAAGATGGCCAGCTATACGAATTTGATACAAACACAAAATCAGGGCCTGTAGGTGGTATTCATGAAGCCAAACCTCCCTCTGATGCTGCGGTGGGTCCTTACCAGCTTAAATATTTGGTTGGGTGTGCTAACGGAAGTTTATTGATGTTGGCGAGACATTTTATGCCTGTAAGTCACTGGACTTCCAAATTTGATATCTATGAATTAAAGAAGAATGCAAAAGAATGGTCCAGACTAGATAGTTTGAAAAATTACGTACTGATGATTGGACTCAACTCTTCTGTTCAAATGCTGCCTGCAAGTCTTCAAACCAAAGGAAATCAAATCTACTTTACAGATAACCTATTAGAATTGAAACCGTACCGTGCCGAATATCAAGATATTGGCATCTTCAACTTGGACGATGGAAGTTGTCATTTTCTATTATGCGAAGAAAAGTTCATGTGTCCTCCTGTCTGGTGTTATTCTAGCTCATTTCTTTagtgtttttattattattttaaaagattatttgCAGTGTGTTTGTTCTTCCTTATAgtaaaattttaatgaaaacATGTTTATCTCCATTTTGTTATTATTCAGTACTGCTATTTAGACTTGTAATTTCTCTCTCTTCACTTTATagtttattttaagaaaaatattaaaagattagTATCGGATTCGATAGTGTTACCTTTGGATCGTTAAATGGTCCACAACAAAAGATGTTTATTAAGTTTTTTAATAActgttaaataatttttatttaattttaattataaattaattttttatatattatttaattataaaatttattttttattttataaattattattttattattcatttatcatgtttattaataataaaaaataaaaataataacgaattagatttttctttaattataataaatattttggtAATTCTAATCAATTAGAATTTTGTCCTTGATTTGTTACATCCGTAAACGCTAATGAAATcgtgttttttgaaaattcaatcgattgaattttgcAAGGCATATGAGTTTTTTTCTAATTCAATTGATTGTTTGTGTTATCCAATCTATTTCACAATTCAATTGATTGTTTGTCTTCAAAGCAATATGGATTTTCACAATTCAATGATTAGTTGTGttattcaatcgattgaattgtgtACTGCGTTGTATATTACGCTATTCTAAATTTTTCTgcttgtattaattaattattgtggTGTTTATTTCGGTACGGCAATAAATTTATACGTACCAGTACAATAAAAATATGATCAAATTAAAACATGACATGTGGATTATATTTTTCacgttaataattaatttttttaaaatacatatcATATCAATGATTTTACTAAATCACCCtttactttaataaaaataaaaataaattttatttaatttttacaaaaaaacttaaatattttttttttatattggagAAAAACAACCCTAATTctttaatttaatcaaaattcaattaactttagttttataattttaaatatgaatcaatttaaaaatcaaaactaaaatatatttcattattcatataaactaaaaaattgCTTTGGCCTAATCTAATCTCTCCTATCCCCTTCATaccaaaatgaaaaatatatctaaaaaatTAATCTTCTTCTTTGTATACCAATCTACTGATAAAGAGCAACCTCTCTCCTAATCTCGACTTAGTAATTGATCAATTCAACGCTTTGTAGGTCCTATTCTTCTTGGCTTGTGCATTGCTTTCTGCCCTAACGATTCCTAAGTGATTCTCTTTCCCTCTCTTATTTGATTCTCTGGTGTTCTTCCAATTCTAGCTGAGCTTACTTGCCACCATGATCTAATGAGATTTTTAGTCTTTCCAAAAATTTAGCATCAAATGAactgattctgattctgttttTCTAAGCGTTAAAACATAAAACTGCCTTACTGCCTTAATATGTTCAATTTTGAGGGATTGAGTCCTGATGAATTGTTTAGTTTtggaaatatttttattattggtATCAATTCaatgttttgatttttttagtattatatAGCGCAAGTGACACAGTTATCTTTGTTGCTATAAACCACTAGGATTGATTCCTTGTTCAATTTTTTCAGATTTGGAAGGCTTTAAGATTTAAGGAGGTGGTTGAGTTGTTGACCTCTGCTGCCGATGATGCTAAATCTTTAATTGATGCAAGTGATAGACTTGTATTATATATTGAAATTGCTCGTTTGTATGGTAATCTTGGGTACCAGAGAAAAGCTGCCTTCTTTTCTAGGAAAGTTGCTCAGTTATATCTTCAGCAAGAAAATTGATTGGCTGCAATTAGTGCTATGCAAGTTTTGGCAATGACAATAAAAGCGTATCATGTTCAAAGTAGATCCTCAATACCAGATCATTCTCAGAAAAAATGTGAGTTTACAACATTGAGCTATATATCTAGTGTCAGAGGTTTTGTATCTATActtttccttcctaattattTAAATACTCAATTGTTAATGTCATGTCATGTAGTGCCTTAATACGAAGAAATTTTCTGTCTTGAAGTTTCAAACACAGCCTAAAGAGGTCAGTTTAGGATTTTCACAATACACATATTTCATAACAATTTGATCACGGGTGAAAACTCATATAGCAAATAATTCTTTCCAATGTGCTTATTTGTGAAGGAAAATAATTCTTTCCTGTTAATTTTACTTCTTGTCCTTAGTATACTATGCTATCATTTAGGCTGGGCTTAAGAGGTTGATGACTGATGTACCTTCATGTAAGATAGGTTTATTTGATAATCCTCATTTTATTGTCTTTTCAGAATGCAATGAAAAACAGCTCTCTTCAGATTGCTGTTCATGAACAAGAGAAGGCTAATGGCTGCAAATCAGGAGGTTTGCATAACCTGTTTTAAGGCTTTGTTTATACTTTATATTGCAAAAAGGTGTAATTGTTAATGCTATTTGACTATTTGTTTATCCAGCGACAAAAAGAAGAACTCCATGCTAAAATTATCCAGCTTGAAAAACAATTGGATATGAAACGAAAATTGGAGTTGGAAATTCACCAActaaaaggaaaattaaatgTCATAAAGCACATGGAAGATGATGGAGATTCTAAAGTTTTGAATGTGATGGATGTTTTATATAACGAATTAAGAGATAAGGAACAGTCACTTCGAGAGATAGGGACATTGAACCAAGcactaatttaatttattcagTTAGAAATCAAGGTAACAAAGTAACTCTATTAAAGTCAAaacttatttatttgatatCTAATTAACATGTCCCTCAATTGATTATTTCTAATTTATAGGTCTCTAAAACTGTACCTGTAGAAGAGACCAGCAATGCTGGCTTGTAATGGTGCAACAGTTATACTGTGACGATATTCAGCTCTCGTCTGTTACCTGACTTGTGGCTCATGGATTTTTATGCTCTAAACATTGAAACTTCCTTTCCTTTCTCCATGGTTTCTTATATTTTAAATGTTTCAGGGAGTTAAAGACG
The Arachis stenosperma cultivar V10309 chromosome 7, arast.V10309.gnm1.PFL2, whole genome shotgun sequence genome window above contains:
- the LOC130940197 gene encoding uncharacterized protein LOC130940197, with protein sequence MFKVDPQYQIILRKNCLNTKKFSVLKFQTQPKENAMKNSSLQIAVHEQEKANGCKSGVSGRRNPHRQRPRGASRAEKGSRKMMRTPINGRARPAFAVVNGGNDQQHGPIHLAMLGRIMVL
- the LOC130941116 gene encoding uncharacterized protein LOC130941116, whose translation is MGDDIDGWANIHDDILKEIAEHFYSYDDFIQLRLVCKQWSLKLPEISSEILWLLVPEESSSTRIYEDEEIYHLMNLPIADEVPLDIQSLDEDEIHHLKLPEMQNKLIRGSFGGWLIVLDIYQGSMYMLNAFTKVRLDLPPISTFPDIIDYNPNNYGFEYTIRDLDDENKDDIHCSKSFINSTEVWKVIINSCPSNDNEDFLAVAIYGPRCTLAFYKPNDKRWLDLSTRKPSFHDVIFFGEKIYAVDEDGQLYEFDTNTKSGPVGGIHEAKPPSDAAVGPYQLKYLVGCANGSLLMLARHFMPVSHWTSKFDIYELKKNAKEWSRLDSLKNYVLMIGLNSSVQMLPASLQTKGNQIYFTDNLLELKPYRAEYQDIGIFNLDDGSCHFLLCEEKFMCPPVWCYSSSFL